The segment GATCGGTGTGGGATTGGCATCGCTGATGGATGCTCTTCCAAAGAGTCCCCAACCCCGTTTGGTTTCTTCTGAATAAACCTGCAGGTACTGATCAAATCCATAGTACAGCGTGTATGAACCCCAGCGCGTTGCAAAGCCCTGGACTGGCTTCTCCGGGTAATCGCCTGGAGGTGGTAGATTGAATTGCAAGTCGGTCATTTCCACATTCTTCCACAGTCCGCCGACGTGCTGTTCACCGGGAAGCGAGAAGAAGTTGGTTTTCACTTTCACCTCACCGCCCAGAATAATCCCCTTGGAAAAGAGATCGTCCACTCGCAGAAACTCGCGTGTCTGGTCCTGTGGATCCATCGCGAAGACTGTAATGGCTCCCCATTCACGCGGGCTGACCGCTCCGAATTGCATGGCCGAGTAAGGTAATGCCAGAAGAAAAGCAGGATTGGCAATCAATGCCTGATTCATGAATTGCGCGATACCATTTCCTCCCGCGAAATCATCCTGGTCTACTGCACCGATCACATTCTTCTTGCCCGCAAAGAGAACAAGTTCTTTCGAAAGTGGCTGAGTAAAGACAAAATCGGTGAGCATTGGGACGCCTTCCCGATCAGGCACGGGTGGCAAAGCTGCGGGAAAGATGGCGGGAGCAAAAGCGCCCGTACGCAGGCTGACATTACCGTATTCTCCCCACCAGTGCTGCAGACCAATCAGCAATTTTCCCTGGGGCATACCGCCAAATTTTTCCAGGTCCACGAGCGCTTGATACTCTCCACGACCCGTGTAGGCGAAGGCGTCTCCTTGTGCAAAGGGTGGCGGAACCGGTCGA is part of the Planctomycetia bacterium genome and harbors:
- a CDS encoding carbohydrate porin — protein: RPVPPPFAQGDAFAYTGRGEYQALVDLEKFGGMPQGKLLIGLQHWWGEYGNVSLRTGAFAPAIFPAALPPVPDREGVPMLTDFVFTQPLSKELVLFAGKKNVIGAVDQDDFAGGNGIAQFMNQALIANPAFLLALPYSAMQFGAVSPREWGAITVFAMDPQDQTREFLRVDDLFSKGIILGGEVKVKTNFFSLPGEQHVGGLWKNVEMTDLQFNLPPPGDYPEKPVQGFATRWGSYTLYYGFDQYLQVYSEETKRGWGLFGRASISDANPTPIHYFLSCGIGGYSPFAHCRGDTFGIGGFYVGASDEFGPIPQALFGPRDGMGLEVFYNFQLTPAVNLTPDFQVIRPGTSLGDTAYVAGLRLNIKF